In Novosphingobium sp. RL4, the sequence TTTCGAGAACGTAGGCGAAGTCCTCCGCGCCCATGATCGGGTCCTTGAGGCGCTGGAATGCCGCCTCGCCGTGAAGGTCGCGGGCCACGCGCTCGCCAAAGTCCACCGCGCGGGCATCGCAGACCGTGACCGGAAAGCCCTCGTGGATCGCCACCTCACCCTTGAAACCATGCGCGCCCGCGATCCCGGCGACGAGCAGCGGCAGTTCCTCCTTCAGGCGGGCGCGGTTGGCGGCGGAAAGCGTGCGCATCGTGCCGGTGAGCCGCGCCGTGTCGGGTATGACATTATGGGCGCTGCCCGCCTCCACCTTGGCGATGGTGACGACGACAGGGTCGAACACACTGAAACGGCGCGCGACCATGGTCTGGATCGCCATGACCACCTCGCAGGCGACCGGAACCGGATCGAGCGTATCGTGCGGCATCGAGGCGTGGCCGCCGCGCCCCGTCACCGCAATGCGCAGTTCGTCCGCCGCAGCCATGAGCGGCCCCGCGCGGCCGCCGATCACGCCGTGAGGAGCATTGGGCATGATGTGCAGCGCAAAGGCGGCATCGGGCAGGGGGCGGTCGAAACCATCGCCGCCCAGTAGCCCGTCCTCCAGCATGAAGCGGGCACCATGATAGCCCTCCTCTCCGGGCTGGAACATGAAGCGGACCTCGCCTTTCAGCCGTTCCGCGCGGGCGGCGAGGAGTTCGGCCGCTCCGGCCAGCATGGCGACGTGGGTGTCATGCCCGCAGGCGTGCATCACCCCGGGAATGGTGGACGCGAAGTCCAGGCCGGTTTCCTCCGGCATCGGCAGCGCATCGGTATCGCCGCGCAGCAACACGCAGCCGCCTTCTCCCGCACCGCCCCTGAGCGTTGCGACGAGGCCGGTCGTCGATGGTCCTTCGCGCCATTCCAGCGGCAGGTGGGACAGGGCCGCCCTGATCTTGTCCCGGGTCTTTGGATTGTGAAGGCCGATCTCGGGTTCGGCATGAACGGCGCGGCGCAGCGCAACGATGCGATCGGCA encodes:
- a CDS encoding M20 metallopeptidase family protein, which gives rise to MLSLSLTQQAEGLADRIVALRRAVHAEPEIGLHNPKTRDKIRAALSHLPLEWREGPSTTGLVATLRGGAGEGGCVLLRGDTDALPMPEETGLDFASTIPGVMHACGHDTHVAMLAGAAELLAARAERLKGEVRFMFQPGEEGYHGARFMLEDGLLGGDGFDRPLPDAAFALHIMPNAPHGVIGGRAGPLMAAADELRIAVTGRGGHASMPHDTLDPVPVACEVVMAIQTMVARRFSVFDPVVVTIAKVEAGSAHNVIPDTARLTGTMRTLSAANRARLKEELPLLVAGIAGAHGFKGEVAIHEGFPVTVCDARAVDFGERVARDLHGEAAFQRLKDPIMGAEDFAYVLEKVPGAMFFLGVAQEGADWKHCCGIHSTKMMVDEKALPRGAAFLAGLAEDWLSRGFG